A DNA window from Engystomops pustulosus chromosome 6, aEngPut4.maternal, whole genome shotgun sequence contains the following coding sequences:
- the LOC140066203 gene encoding leucine-rich repeat and fibronectin type III domain-containing protein 1-like protein: MGPILVTLTSLLVIVPHVALVRATGCHPGCRCVSSSIHCCESERYFQVPIAASDNITTLSLSRCPRFIITKQSIWNLKSLEDLSLRRTPVAYVDAQAFGDLPRLKTLILNELNLSASNIHPLALNDLPIQQLELRGNNLRLIPRQMFQGLKNLRILDLSRNMITTIHDSAFQSLSMLTVLNLEANGLTSVTPLWFQPLFNSSSSLRIDVMGNNLTNECRFRGIELTENRWFMKSLFPNDSLAASVSLVPRCTPPTFSQGFQEVYVTEGTSMTVPCTVKGLPRPTLTWLLPTGFEVNQNISSDGKLTLLLAKPSDSGLYACVAINSEGSSVSLVKLSVLSSAWTSLTLTLMVTDSPKKKASFVLLIVFILLLSVVLFFVLGYISRLVYKLAKKQTSDDFEFSRFVDTPNILPVPENPQPMPHV; the protein is encoded by the coding sequence ATGGGCCCCATCCTGGTGACTCTGACGTCCCTTCTAGTAATAGTCCCACATGTCGCACTGGTGAGGGCCACGGGTTGTCATCCTGGATGTCGCTGCGTTTCGTCTTCCATACATTGCTGTGAGTCGGAGAGATATTTCCAGGTTCCTATTGCTGCCTCGGATAATATCACTACGTTGAGTCTGAGTAGATGTCCACGATTCATCATCACCAAGCAGAGCATCTGGAATCTGAAATCCCTGGAAGACCTCTCGCTGAGGAGGACGCCGGTGGCTTACGTTGACGCTCAGGCCTTTGGAGACCTTCCGAGATTGAAAACTTTAATTCTGAATGAGTTAAATCTTAGCGCGTCCAATATCCATCCCCTGGCCCTCAATGACCTTCCCATTCAGCAGCTGGAACTACGTGGGAACAACTTGAGGCTAATCCCCCGGCAGATGTTCCAGGGCTTGAAGAACCTTCGGATTCTAGATCTTTCTAGGAACATGATTACCACCATCCATGACTCGGCTTTCCAGAGCCTTTCCATGCTAACGGTCTTGAATCTGGAAGCCAACGGCTTGACTTCCGTCACTCCTCTTTGGTTTCAGCCTCTCTTTAACTCTTCGTCTTCATTGCGGATCGACGTGATGGGGAATAACCTCACTAACGAGTGCCGTTTCAGGGGAATCGAGCTGACAGAAAATCGGTGGTTTATGAAGTCCTTATTTCCCAATGACTCGTTAGCCGCCTCGGTGAGCCTTGTGCCTCGTTGCACTCCACCTACATTTAGTCAGGGCTTTCAGGAGGTTTATGTTACAGAAGGCACCTCCATGACTGTTCCATGTACCGTCAAGGGTCTACCAAGACCAACGTTGACTTGGTTGCTCCCAACTGGATTTGAAGTCAACCAAAACATTTCCAGCGATGGGAAACTCACTCTTCTGCTGGCTAAGCCTAGTGACTCTGGTTTGTACGCCTGCGTGGCCATCAACAGTGAGGGCTCCTCTGtgtctctggtgaagctttccgtACTATCCAGTGCTTGGACGTCCTTGACCCTGACATTGATGGTTACCGATTCTCCGAAGAAGAAGGCATCGTTCGTGCTGCTGATCGTCTTCATCTTATTGCTTTCAGTTGTCTTGTTCTTTGTTCTCGGTTACATCTCGAGATTGGTCTACAAGCTGGCGAAGAAGCAAACCAGCGATGACTTTGAGTTCAGTCGTTTCGTGGACACGCCCAATATTCTCCCCGTTCCTGAGAACCCTCAGCCGATGCCACATGTGTAA